A section of the Pseudophryne corroboree isolate aPseCor3 chromosome 11, aPseCor3.hap2, whole genome shotgun sequence genome encodes:
- the GABARAPL2 gene encoding gamma-aminobutyric acid receptor-associated protein-like 2, protein MKWMFKEDHAPEHRCMESAKIRAKYPDRVPVIVEKVSGSQIVDIDKRKYLVPSDITVAQFMWIIRKRIQLPSEKAIFLFVDKTVPQSSLTMGQLYEKEKDDDGFLYVAYSGENTFGF, encoded by the exons ATGAAGTGGATGTTTAAAGAAGATCACGCACCCG AACACAGGTGTATGGAGTCCGCCAAAATCCGAGCCAAGTACCCAGACCGTGTTCCG GTAATCGTGGAAAAAGTCTCCGGCTCGCAGATCGTGGACATCGACAAGCGGAAATACCTGGTTCCGTCTGACATCACGGTGGCGCAGTTTATGTGGATAATCAGAAAACGCATCCAGCTGCCATCGGAAAAGGCAATCTTCCTGTTTGTAGACAAGACTGTGCCTCAGTCTAG CCTGACCATGGGACAGCTATACGAAAAAGAAAAGGACGACGACGGCTTTTTGTACGTGGCTTACAGCGGGGAGAATACATTTGGCTTTTAA